In bacterium, a single window of DNA contains:
- a CDS encoding inorganic diphosphatase has translation MMTRMNLWHDIEPGTADEIVTIIEINKGSKNKYEIDKKTGLISLDRVGYTTQDYPFDYGFVPQTLWDDGDPLDTVILTTHALMPGIMTRIRPVAIINMIDDGDSDAKIVAVPVGDPRWNNVNDLSDINPHTIEEIEHFFLTYKLMQNKVVTIDSIEGAQKARDAFERAKKLYQEKFGNSESK, from the coding sequence ATGATGACAAGAATGAATTTATGGCACGACATAGAGCCTGGAACAGCTGATGAGATAGTTACAATTATCGAAATCAACAAAGGCTCAAAGAATAAATATGAAATAGACAAAAAAACAGGTCTAATTTCTTTAGACAGGGTTGGTTATACAACTCAAGACTATCCATTTGACTATGGGTTTGTTCCACAGACCCTCTGGGATGATGGTGACCCACTTGATACAGTAATATTAACGACACACGCGCTTATGCCAGGAATAATGACACGTATTCGTCCTGTTGCAATCATAAACATGATTGATGATGGTGATTCAGATGCAAAAATTGTTGCAGTTCCTGTTGGAGACCCGCGATGGAATAATGTAAATGATTTATCTGATATAAATCCACACACCATTGAGGAAATTGAACACTTCTTTCTAACATACAAACTTATGCAAAATAAGGTTGTAACGATCGATAGTATTGAGGGCGCACAGAAAGCAAGGGATGCATTTGAGAGAGCGAAGAAACTTTATCAAGAAAAGTTTGGAAATAGCGAGTCAAAATAA
- a CDS encoding ATP-dependent Clp protease proteolytic subunit, whose protein sequence is MNMLIPTVIEKSQFGERAYDIYSRLLRENIIFLGGPIDDNVANIVIAQLLFLQAEDPKKDISLYINSPGGSVTATLAMIDTMNYIKNDVSTICVGLAASGGAWLLSAGKKGKRYALQNSEMMIHQPLQGGIEGQASDIEITAKQIIKTKERLAKMMAENTGQPLKKVEADVDRDFYLSADEAKKYGLIDKVLS, encoded by the coding sequence TTGAACATGTTAATTCCAACAGTTATAGAAAAATCACAATTTGGCGAGAGGGCATATGATATATATTCAAGACTTCTAAGAGAAAATATCATTTTTCTTGGGGGACCAATCGATGATAATGTAGCAAATATTGTTATCGCACAATTACTATTTTTACAAGCAGAAGATCCAAAGAAGGATATCTCTTTGTACATTAATTCACCAGGGGGTTCAGTTACAGCAACCTTGGCGATGATTGATACAATGAATTACATCAAGAATGATGTTTCAACAATCTGTGTCGGACTGGCAGCATCAGGTGGTGCATGGCTACTTTCAGCTGGAAAAAAAGGAAAGAGATATGCATTACAAAATTCAGAAATGATGATTCACCAACCACTACAAGGCGGAATAGAAGGACAAGCATCAGACATAGAAATCACAGCAAAACAAATCATTAAGACAAAAGAGAGATTGGCAAAAATGATGGCAGAAAACACTGGACAACCATTAAAGAAGGTTGAAGCTGATGTTGATAGAGATTTCTATTTATCAGCAGATGAAGCAAAGAAATACGGACTTATCGACAAAGTTCTATCATAA
- a CDS encoding trigger factor: MPFTITNKQKLPNSEFEITGELKAETVSGFREQALKSFNGETKVSGFRPGHIPEKLLIDKFGELAITEEAGRLALEHHYGEIIQSLDIKAVGSPAVTITKVAPNEAFGFKIKTALMPEVKIGDYKKAASKIMAEKVEVKVTDKEVDDSVEELRKQVAHEEHHAQNPEDHGHDHGDLALPEVNEDFIKKFGDLKSVEEFKEKVKEGITAEKTRKEKDKKRLMIMEELIKNSTIDMPQMLIDSELDKMVAEMSSNISQMGLSIEDYLKHVGKTIEDMKKEWTPDAEKRAKTQLLLNKIAIDEKIEVSEDAIKKEVDALLNYYKDADRVRATIYIETVMLNEAVWKFLEEVK, from the coding sequence ATGCCTTTTACAATCACAAATAAACAAAAACTTCCAAATTCAGAATTTGAAATTACTGGGGAACTTAAAGCCGAAACGGTTTCTGGCTTTCGCGAACAAGCTTTAAAGAGCTTTAATGGAGAGACAAAGGTTTCTGGATTCAGACCAGGTCATATTCCAGAGAAATTATTAATTGATAAGTTTGGAGAATTAGCAATAACAGAAGAGGCTGGAAGACTAGCTCTTGAGCATCATTACGGAGAGATAATTCAATCTCTTGATATCAAGGCTGTTGGATCTCCTGCTGTAACAATAACTAAGGTTGCGCCAAATGAAGCTTTTGGATTTAAAATAAAAACAGCCTTAATGCCTGAGGTTAAGATTGGAGATTATAAAAAAGCAGCAAGTAAAATAATGGCGGAGAAAGTAGAAGTTAAGGTGACGGACAAAGAAGTCGATGATTCAGTAGAGGAATTAAGAAAGCAAGTTGCACATGAAGAACATCATGCACAAAACCCAGAGGATCATGGGCACGATCATGGCGACCTAGCGCTTCCTGAAGTAAATGAGGATTTTATAAAGAAATTTGGAGACTTAAAGAGTGTAGAGGAATTTAAGGAGAAAGTTAAAGAAGGAATAACTGCTGAAAAAACTCGCAAAGAGAAGGACAAGAAAAGATTAATGATAATGGAGGAGCTGATTAAGAATTCTACTATTGATATGCCTCAAATGCTTATCGATTCAGAATTAGACAAAATGGTTGCAGAAATGTCATCAAACATTTCTCAAATGGGTCTATCTATTGAGGATTATCTTAAGCATGTTGGAAAGACAATTGAGGATATGAAGAAGGAATGGACACCAGATGCAGAAAAAAGAGCAAAGACACAATTGTTACTTAATAAAATTGCTATCGATGAAAAAATAGAAGTTTCAGAAGATGCAATTAAAAAGGAAGTTGATGCATTACTTAATTACTACAAGGATGCAGACCGTGTCAGAGCAACAATTTACATTGAAACAGTGATGCTAAATGAAGCTGTTTGGAAATTCTTGGAGGAGGTTAAATAA
- a CDS encoding ABC transporter ATP-binding protein, giving the protein MTSNTNTVEKNNKSSKDREKKPKSTSVIVNFYKVLKLVWVFDKKFIPIEIGLLTISAVLPIVLSWFAALFINKITSGNLTTLFDPTLIGIVCVYLSIPLFIELADVWYDYIDAKFNVFFAQYINLVFIEKKNEIDVQTFENPDFNNLMSRVDENIDKTVRFCDWGFFMFSKFITLFSVVFVLFYFKWWYAPLMIIAIIPNLLLQIKFGERAYGIWDAKAEIKRKYHMLAWYFSDVPTLTEIKIFKTKDYFKNIIGGLLSTFNNEINGNEARRSKYTNVTVLIQVVAMAVIVFNLMGGVVDKTLEVGTFIFLIGRMTDIRDSLSTIFRGFAILVSNNNFINDTFKFLGTEKAVKNGHIKLNEETPEIEFSNVSFTYPNTKTNILSGFDFKIRAGEKIAIVGVNGAGKTTLTKLIMRFYDVTEGLILINGKNIDEIDLSSYYKKLGFLSQNYAHYKLPVKEAIALGDTSIPLDLDRVIDSAKRSGAHEFISAWEFGYETHLGKEFDNGVEPSVGQWQKLALARMFYKNPQIWILDEPTASIDSIAEMEIFQELENLPADKTVILISHRFNTVKNADRIMVIEDGELKEFDSHAKLMKIKGGIYKNLFELQKKSFETNI; this is encoded by the coding sequence ATGACATCAAATACTAATACCGTCGAAAAAAATAATAAATCCAGTAAGGATAGAGAAAAGAAACCAAAGAGTACCTCTGTAATCGTAAATTTTTACAAAGTATTAAAACTTGTGTGGGTATTTGATAAGAAATTTATACCGATTGAAATTGGGTTACTAACTATTTCAGCAGTTTTACCTATTGTTTTATCGTGGTTTGCTGCTTTGTTTATAAACAAAATAACCTCTGGTAATTTAACAACACTTTTTGATCCAACTCTAATTGGGATTGTTTGTGTCTACCTGTCCATACCTTTATTTATTGAATTAGCAGATGTTTGGTACGACTATATAGACGCCAAATTTAATGTTTTTTTTGCCCAATACATTAATCTCGTATTTATAGAAAAGAAAAATGAGATAGATGTTCAAACTTTTGAAAATCCAGATTTTAATAATCTAATGTCTAGAGTAGATGAGAATATTGATAAGACAGTTCGTTTTTGTGATTGGGGATTCTTTATGTTCAGTAAATTCATAACTCTTTTTTCAGTTGTTTTTGTGTTATTTTACTTCAAATGGTGGTATGCCCCACTGATGATTATTGCAATTATTCCAAATCTTCTTTTACAAATTAAATTTGGGGAAAGAGCTTATGGTATATGGGATGCAAAAGCTGAAATTAAGCGTAAGTATCATATGTTGGCGTGGTACTTTTCTGATGTCCCTACATTAACTGAGATAAAAATATTCAAGACTAAAGATTATTTCAAGAATATAATTGGCGGACTATTGAGTACATTTAATAATGAAATAAATGGTAATGAAGCAAGGAGATCTAAGTACACAAATGTAACGGTTCTTATTCAGGTGGTTGCTATGGCTGTAATTGTATTCAATTTAATGGGTGGTGTCGTGGATAAGACACTAGAGGTGGGTACCTTCATTTTCCTTATAGGTAGAATGACAGATATCAGAGACTCACTCTCTACTATCTTTAGAGGTTTTGCAATTCTGGTTAGCAATAATAATTTTATAAATGATACTTTTAAATTTCTAGGTACAGAGAAGGCTGTTAAAAATGGACACATAAAACTTAATGAAGAAACTCCGGAGATAGAATTTTCAAATGTTTCTTTCACCTACCCAAATACGAAAACAAACATTTTAAGTGGTTTTGATTTTAAAATTAGAGCAGGGGAAAAAATTGCAATTGTTGGAGTTAATGGTGCTGGAAAAACAACATTAACAAAATTGATAATGAGATTTTATGATGTTACAGAAGGGCTAATCTTGATTAATGGAAAAAATATAGACGAGATTGATCTGTCTAGTTATTATAAAAAACTAGGTTTTTTATCGCAAAATTATGCGCATTATAAATTACCAGTTAAAGAAGCTATAGCTTTGGGTGATACTAGCATTCCATTAGATTTAGATAGGGTGATTGATTCAGCAAAAAGATCTGGAGCGCATGAATTTATTTCTGCTTGGGAATTTGGGTACGAAACTCATTTAGGAAAAGAGTTTGATAATGGAGTAGAACCTTCCGTTGGTCAATGGCAAAAACTTGCTCTCGCTAGGATGTTCTATAAGAATCCACAAATCTGGATTCTTGATGAACCTACAGCTTCGATTGATTCAATTGCAGAAATGGAAATATTCCAAGAGCTGGAGAACTTGCCAGCTGATAAAACTGTTATCTTAATTTCCCATAGATTTAATACTGTTAAAAACGCAGACAGAATTATGGTTATTGAGGATGGAGAATTGAAGGAGTTTGATAGTCATGCAAAGTTAATGAAAATTAAAGGTGGTATATACAAGAACCTTTTCGAGTTACAAAAGAAATCGTTCGAAACAAATATATAA
- a CDS encoding RsmE family RNA methyltransferase, which translates to MRFHRFFIKDKIDAKERVVLRAFEYEPVLSQWKKVFRYITGSRVILFDGSGYDYLCIIEKLDNSEAVLRVLEITKVENTEDVAPNKDIKADIRKKISKTGNSVGKVVEKDENTSTSNNQLSKTSITLLMSLIKNDNFDLVLQKATELGVSQIVPIVTDRTIKKDLNMTRSQRILVEASEQCGRSDVPVMHPIKKLTEAIKELGLIDNKKVGAFVCNQNGSNLNEVLKKKSSYTDLVFLIGPEGGWSPKEIKLFEDSKIKSIKFSQNVLRAETAAIALLALVNN; encoded by the coding sequence ATGAGATTTCATAGATTTTTTATAAAAGATAAGATTGACGCAAAGGAAAGGGTAGTTTTAAGAGCTTTTGAATATGAGCCTGTTTTAAGCCAATGGAAGAAGGTTTTTAGATATATTACAGGTAGTAGGGTAATACTTTTTGATGGTTCAGGATATGATTATCTATGCATTATTGAAAAATTAGATAATAGTGAGGCTGTTCTTAGGGTTTTGGAGATAACTAAAGTAGAGAATACTGAGGATGTTGCTCCAAATAAGGATATAAAAGCAGATATTAGAAAAAAAATATCAAAGACTGGTAATTCAGTTGGCAAAGTCGTGGAAAAAGATGAAAATACTTCTACGTCTAATAATCAGCTGTCAAAGACTTCGATAACACTGTTGATGTCATTAATTAAGAATGATAATTTTGATTTGGTTCTTCAAAAAGCAACAGAACTTGGTGTTTCTCAAATCGTTCCTATTGTTACAGACAGAACAATCAAGAAGGATTTAAATATGACTAGGTCTCAAAGAATATTGGTTGAGGCATCTGAACAATGTGGAAGAAGTGATGTGCCTGTAATGCACCCTATAAAAAAGCTTACTGAGGCAATCAAAGAGCTGGGTCTAATAGATAATAAGAAGGTTGGAGCTTTTGTTTGTAATCAAAATGGTTCAAATCTAAACGAAGTCCTTAAGAAGAAGAGTTCATATACAGACCTAGTATTTTTGATTGGTCCAGAAGGGGGGTGGTCTCCAAAAGAAATTAAGTTGTTTGAGGATTCAAAAATTAAATCTATTAAATTTAGTCAGAATGTTTTAAGGGCAGAGACAGCGGCTATTGCTTTGCTTGCGTTGGTTAATAACTAG
- a CDS encoding type II secretion system F family protein — MKYHFTAINSQNKKYSGDIEAQNKSAFFEEFRKRSETLVSVKEEKVKGGGNKRGFSLFSSIKNIDKINFARNTSNMLEAGLPLSRALSVSEKQTPNTKLKEIFRNLNVSISGGKTFNEALSEYPKIFPSIFVSMVKSGEESGNLSQSLKDVSIQMEKTYLLQKKIKGAMMYPAIIFMVMIIVGFMMMIYVVPRLTKTFKDLKTELPGSTKFIIAVSDFLSTNIILSFVGLVVFFMGTYYFFKTSLGKKVLDDAVLRIPVISQIVIESNSARTARTLSSLLSAGVDMITAVKITGEVLQNSNYKRALKKLEIVVTKGEPMSVVFEEEGKIFPAFVTEMISVGEETGKLSTMLIGVATFYENEVDQKTKDLSTIIEPVLMVFIGAAVGFFAISMITPMYSVMNNI, encoded by the coding sequence ATGAAATATCATTTTACAGCAATCAATAGTCAGAACAAAAAATATAGTGGTGATATAGAGGCTCAAAATAAGTCTGCTTTTTTTGAGGAGTTTAGAAAGAGATCTGAAACGCTAGTTTCTGTAAAGGAAGAAAAAGTTAAAGGTGGTGGTAACAAAAGGGGGTTCAGTTTATTTTCTAGCATTAAAAATATCGATAAAATAAATTTTGCGAGAAATACCTCTAATATGCTTGAAGCTGGTCTGCCTCTTTCCCGTGCACTCAGTGTTTCTGAGAAGCAAACGCCAAACACAAAACTAAAGGAAATTTTTAGAAACCTAAATGTTTCTATTTCTGGCGGTAAGACTTTTAATGAGGCCTTGTCTGAATATCCAAAAATATTCCCCTCCATATTTGTTTCTATGGTTAAATCAGGAGAGGAGTCTGGTAATTTATCTCAATCACTAAAAGATGTGTCTATACAAATGGAGAAGACCTATCTTTTGCAAAAGAAAATTAAAGGAGCGATGATGTATCCAGCTATAATATTCATGGTTATGATAATAGTTGGTTTTATGATGATGATATATGTTGTCCCTAGACTTACTAAGACATTTAAAGATTTAAAAACAGAGCTACCTGGTAGTACAAAATTTATTATCGCTGTAAGTGATTTTCTTTCAACAAATATTATACTTTCTTTTGTCGGGCTAGTTGTCTTTTTTATGGGAACTTATTATTTTTTCAAAACCTCACTGGGAAAGAAGGTGTTGGACGATGCTGTTCTAAGGATCCCGGTGATTTCGCAAATTGTAATTGAAAGTAATTCCGCAAGAACGGCGAGAACATTGTCTTCTTTACTATCAGCTGGGGTGGATATGATAACCGCTGTTAAAATTACTGGAGAAGTTTTACAAAACAGCAATTATAAACGAGCTCTAAAGAAACTAGAAATAGTTGTTACAAAAGGGGAGCCCATGTCTGTTGTGTTTGAAGAGGAGGGTAAAATATTCCCCGCTTTTGTCACTGAAATGATTAGTGTAGGAGAAGAAACTGGTAAACTCTCTACAATGCTAATTGGGGTTGCAACGTTTTATGAAAATGAGGTTGATCAAAAAACAAAAGATTTGTCCACAATTATTGAGCCAGTCCTTATGGTATTTATTGGTGCTGCTGTTGGGTTCTTTGCTATTTCAATGATTACTCCAATGTATTCTGTGATGAATAATATATAA
- the nusA gene encoding transcription termination factor NusA — MFDLKVIHSVLDQLEEERGIPREKILEAIELALATAYKKEYGRKGQYIRAIFDLNTGNVEFCQVKTAVDPETTIFPNEDGTLPESAYETNEDGEERTIFNDEQHIPLDIARKIKKDIQVGEELVFPLETKADYGRIAAQTAKQVIIQKIREAEKISVLNEFGKKEGEIVSGTVERSERGTVFINMGRAIGILPYDEQIPGEHYNQGERIRACLMRVEETPRGIFLRLSRATPQFLAELFKIEVPEIGAGTVEVKAVAREAGARSKIAVTATDSHIDPIGSMVGQRGVRVNTVMSELGGEKIDIIDWSENPAEFIESALSPAKVVNITLNEVDKTATVEVTEDQQSLAIGKSGQNARLAARLTGWRINIQAVKGDEGAENEEAADLKAEKEEVINEADVAKLIADGVLTEEKTEEESVLGTE, encoded by the coding sequence ATGTTTGATCTAAAAGTAATTCATTCCGTCCTTGACCAATTAGAAGAAGAGCGCGGAATTCCAAGAGAAAAAATCCTAGAAGCTATAGAATTAGCCCTAGCAACAGCCTATAAGAAGGAATATGGAAGAAAAGGCCAATATATAAGAGCAATTTTCGATTTAAATACAGGAAACGTAGAATTCTGTCAGGTAAAAACAGCTGTTGACCCGGAAACAACCATTTTTCCAAATGAAGATGGGACCCTACCAGAGTCAGCTTATGAAACAAATGAAGATGGTGAGGAACGTACAATTTTCAATGACGAGCAACACATTCCATTGGATATTGCTAGAAAAATCAAAAAAGACATTCAAGTTGGTGAGGAACTAGTTTTTCCACTTGAAACTAAGGCAGATTATGGAAGAATCGCAGCTCAAACTGCAAAACAAGTGATTATTCAGAAGATTAGAGAGGCAGAAAAGATTTCTGTACTTAATGAATTCGGAAAAAAGGAAGGTGAAATTGTATCAGGAACAGTAGAAAGAAGTGAAAGAGGTACAGTTTTCATAAATATGGGGCGTGCTATAGGTATTCTTCCATATGATGAGCAAATTCCAGGAGAACATTACAATCAAGGAGAAAGAATCAGAGCCTGTTTGATGCGTGTTGAGGAAACTCCAAGAGGTATCTTCCTTAGACTTTCTCGTGCTACACCTCAATTTTTAGCAGAATTATTCAAAATAGAAGTACCTGAGATAGGAGCCGGAACAGTTGAAGTAAAAGCTGTTGCCAGAGAAGCCGGAGCAAGATCTAAGATTGCAGTCACTGCGACAGATTCACATATTGACCCAATTGGATCAATGGTTGGACAACGTGGAGTTAGAGTAAATACAGTTATGAGCGAACTAGGAGGTGAGAAAATCGATATTATTGACTGGTCTGAGAATCCGGCTGAATTCATAGAATCAGCCCTATCTCCAGCAAAAGTAGTAAACATAACACTTAATGAAGTAGATAAGACAGCAACAGTTGAAGTAACGGAGGATCAACAATCACTAGCTATTGGGAAAAGTGGTCAAAATGCAAGACTTGCTGCCAGATTAACAGGGTGGAGAATTAATATTCAAGCCGTTAAAGGTGATGAGGGGGCTGAAAATGAAGAAGCTGCTGATCTAAAGGCAGAAAAAGAGGAAGTAATTAATGAAGCAGATGTTGCAAAATTAATTGCAGACGGCGTACTTACAGAAGAAAAGACTGAGGAAGAGTCAGTTCTGGGAACAGAATAA
- a CDS encoding GspE/PulE family protein, with product MIIDPNQLKKLVIDSGLVASSELNEIEQKSLKEGIPLGEVLVTEGKISADDYRRMQSYILGIPFIDISSEKLEFSILSLIPEPIARKHNIIAFRKRDDSLEVAMLDTTDFSAIDFVKKKTGLKILPRLTTTESMKSALIQYQKSLKADFGDIIQQEVSSLKGLKGINIGGIVPGAPKADETSGEELKKLAEDLPVVRIVDTLLKHAILQGASDIHIEQMENDVVIRYRIDGILHDAMVLPKNIGPSITARIKVLASLKLDEKRLPQDGRFKIESSGENVSFRVSVLPTYYGEKTVMRLLRENMTGFTLEHLGFHGKDLELIHEACKYSEGLILTTGPTGSGKTTTLYTLLDILNQPDVNISTIEDPVEYQMNRVNQTQVKPEIGLTFASGLRSLLRQDPNIIMVGEIRDNETASLAINASLTGHLVLSTLHTNSAAGAIPRLIDMKCEPFLLVSTLKIIIAQRLVRELGVSKEKYILNKEQLDSLRRYTDLDKVLTCLKEEHIVADTADWSNIYFYKPVADQESEDGYKGRIGIHEVLKVTSTIKEMIMKGTGSDQIQEQARKEGMLTMFEDGIFKAVQGRTSVEEILRVASSE from the coding sequence ATGATTATTGACCCTAATCAGCTTAAAAAGCTTGTTATTGATTCAGGACTTGTTGCAAGTTCTGAATTGAATGAAATTGAACAAAAATCCTTGAAAGAGGGAATTCCCCTAGGTGAGGTATTGGTTACTGAGGGTAAGATATCCGCTGATGATTACAGAAGAATGCAGTCATACATCTTGGGTATCCCTTTTATTGATATTAGTAGTGAAAAACTGGAGTTTAGCATTCTTTCTTTAATCCCTGAGCCTATTGCTAGAAAACATAATATCATCGCTTTTAGAAAAAGAGATGATTCTCTAGAGGTTGCAATGCTTGATACTACAGATTTTTCCGCTATAGATTTTGTTAAAAAGAAGACTGGTTTAAAGATTTTACCAAGGTTGACGACAACAGAGTCAATGAAGTCGGCCTTAATTCAGTATCAAAAAAGTCTAAAGGCTGATTTTGGGGATATTATTCAACAAGAAGTATCCTCACTTAAGGGTTTAAAAGGAATCAATATCGGTGGTATTGTACCCGGAGCCCCAAAAGCCGATGAAACCAGTGGTGAAGAGTTAAAAAAACTAGCAGAGGACCTGCCTGTTGTTAGAATAGTTGATACCTTGTTAAAACACGCTATTCTTCAGGGTGCATCTGACATTCATATAGAGCAAATGGAGAATGATGTAGTTATTAGGTATAGAATTGATGGAATTCTTCATGATGCAATGGTACTACCTAAGAATATTGGCCCAAGCATAACGGCTAGAATTAAGGTTTTAGCCAGTCTTAAACTGGATGAGAAGAGACTTCCACAGGATGGGCGATTTAAAATCGAATCAAGCGGAGAAAATGTTTCATTTCGTGTTTCTGTTTTACCTACATATTATGGAGAGAAGACTGTTATGAGGTTACTCAGAGAGAATATGACAGGTTTCACACTTGAACACTTAGGATTCCATGGAAAAGATTTGGAATTGATTCATGAGGCTTGTAAGTATTCAGAGGGGTTAATTTTAACAACAGGACCAACTGGATCTGGTAAGACGACGACACTGTACACATTATTGGATATTTTAAATCAACCGGATGTAAATATTTCTACAATTGAAGACCCCGTTGAATATCAAATGAATAGAGTTAATCAAACTCAGGTTAAACCAGAAATTGGCCTAACTTTTGCTTCTGGACTCAGATCTCTTTTGAGACAGGATCCAAATATTATAATGGTGGGAGAAATTAGAGATAATGAAACAGCTTCATTGGCTATAAACGCATCCCTAACTGGTCACTTGGTGTTATCAACACTTCACACTAACTCTGCTGCTGGCGCGATTCCTCGTTTAATTGATATGAAATGCGAGCCGTTTCTTCTTGTTTCAACTCTAAAGATAATAATTGCACAGAGACTTGTTAGGGAGTTGGGGGTATCTAAAGAAAAGTATATTTTAAACAAAGAACAATTGGATTCTTTAAGAAGATATACAGATCTAGATAAAGTTTTGACATGTTTAAAGGAGGAACACATTGTTGCCGATACTGCAGATTGGTCAAATATATATTTTTATAAACCCGTCGCAGATCAAGAGAGTGAAGACGGATACAAGGGTAGAATTGGTATTCACGAGGTTCTTAAGGTTACTTCTACAATAAAGGAAATGATAATGAAAGGAACGGGATCTGATCAAATACAAGAACAAGCAAGAAAAGAAGGGATGCTTACTATGTTTGAAGATGGTATATTTAAAGCAGTACAAGGAAGGACTTCTGTAGAGGAAATACTTAGGGTTGCATCATCAGAGTAA
- a CDS encoding prepilin-type N-terminal cleavage/methylation domain-containing protein, with amino-acid sequence MDTVNKKTTKNIGFTLMEMIIVIALIAIISGISAKVYFNIREKKAIEKDVDSVVSTIEKTKNMSLNRKNDSSYGVSFSSSTVIMFSGVTKAGGNNILTYELETDIKISSVNLSSHKNEVDFAKITGAPNATGTIVVGTPSYSKTITISGTGIIEAK; translated from the coding sequence ATGGATACTGTAAATAAAAAAACAACTAAAAATATTGGTTTTACATTAATGGAAATGATTATTGTTATTGCTTTGATCGCTATAATCTCCGGTATTTCAGCAAAAGTTTATTTTAATATTAGAGAAAAGAAGGCTATAGAAAAGGATGTTGATTCAGTCGTTTCAACAATAGAAAAGACTAAAAACATGTCCCTTAATAGAAAAAATGATTCGTCTTATGGGGTATCTTTTTCATCCTCAACTGTAATTATGTTTTCTGGCGTTACAAAAGCTGGTGGAAACAACATACTGACATACGAATTGGAAACTGATATAAAGATTTCAAGTGTGAATCTTTCGTCACATAAAAATGAAGTAGACTTTGCAAAGATTACTGGAGCACCAAATGCAACCGGCACTATTGTTGTTGGTACACCGTCATATTCAAAAACAATAACAATTTCAGGAACTGGTATAATTGAAGCTAAGTAA